Proteins from a single region of Gossypium arboreum isolate Shixiya-1 chromosome 1, ASM2569848v2, whole genome shotgun sequence:
- the LOC108480394 gene encoding chaperone protein dnaJ 6-like: MGKRKKSRASRDEDEEDEVVQEEEGNHSSSNEKSLYEILGVEKAASQQEIKKAYYKLALRLHPDKNPGDEEAKEKFQQLQKVISILGDEEKRAVYDQTGCVDDTDLAGDVVENLKSFFRTMYKKVTDADIEEFEANYRGSDSEKKDLIDLYRKFKGNMNKLFCSMLCSDPKLDSHRFKDMLDEAIAARELKESKAYKKWAKKVSEMKPPTSPLRRKGKSNKQPESDLFAIISQRRNERKDRFDSMFSSLVSKYGSNAESEPTEEEFEAAKRKVESKETSNKSKRKRQ; this comes from the exons ATGGGAAAGAGAAAGAAATCTAGGGCTTCACGCGATGAAGATGAGGAGGATGAAGTAGTTCAAGAAGAAGAGGGCAATCATTCTTCTTCAAACGAAAAGAGCTTATATGAG ATTCTTGGAGTCGAAAAAGCAGCATCTCAGCAAGAGATTAAGAAAGCATATTATAAGTTGGCACTGAGACTTCATCCTGATAAGAACCCTGGTGATGAG GAAGCCAAAGAGAAATTTCAGCAGTTGCAAAAGGTCATATCGATTCTCGGTGACGAAGAGAAACGGGCTGTCTATGACCAAACAGGTTGCGTTGATGACACT GATCTTGCTGGGGATGTTGTTGAGAATTTGAAAAGCTTTTTCAGGACTATGTACAAAAAG GTCACCGATGCTGATATTGAAGAGTTTGAAGCAAATTATAGGGGGTCTGATTCAGAGAAGAAAGATTTGATTGATCTTTACAGGAAGTTCAAGGGCAATATGAATAA GCTCTTCTGTTCTATGCTTTGTTCAGATCCCAAGCTTGATTCACACCGTTTCAAGGACATGCTTGATGAGGCAATAGCAGCCA GAGAACTTAAAGAATCCAAAGCCTATAAGAAATGGGCAAAGAAAGTATCTGAAATGAAACCACCCACGAGTCCGTTGAGGAGGAAGGGGAA ATCAAATAAACAGCCAGAATCAGATCTATTTGCAATTATATCTCAGCGTCGAAATGAGAGGAAAGACCGATTTGATTCCATGTTTTCATCACTGGTATCCAAATATGGGAGTAACGCAGAGTCTGAACCCACTGAAGAAGAATTTGAAGCTGCGAAGAGGAAAGTTGAAAGCAAAGAGACCTCCAACAAATCAAAACGGAAGCGGCAGTAG